Proteins encoded by one window of Quadrisphaera setariae:
- a CDS encoding four-carbon acid sugar kinase family protein produces MAAAATPTSPEQLTGDLPPHAVEAADVATRVAAAGRVLVVLDDDPTGTQSVHGVPVLTSWTEDDLAWGLQQGAPCVYVLTNTRALGPDDAARTNREVVGAGVAAARRLGVDVSFVSRGDSTLRGHFPLETDVITATLRELGEPVPDAVLVVPAFPDAGRITVDAVHYWCTGGADGTGGTCTPVGETEFARDATFGYTASDLRDWVAEKSAATSSATPVTAADVLALTLAELRRGPEAAADVLRGARDGRVVVVDAADEHDLRVLALAEELLAGEGRRFLHRVGPPFVRARVGMEPREPLAREEVPVGDARGGLVVVGSHVGLTTRQLEQLRGGHPLADQVELDVASVLDGSRREGHLAAVVDRLVAALADGDAVVSTSRVLTTGGDAAASLDIAIAVSRAVVEVVQRVVARTAPRFVVAKGGITSSDVARYGLGIRRAVVRGPLLPGLVSLWEPVEGPAAGVPYVVFAGNVGDDASLLAVVRTLSAAP; encoded by the coding sequence ATGGCCGCCGCAGCCACCCCCACCTCGCCCGAACAGCTCACGGGCGACCTGCCGCCGCACGCCGTCGAGGCCGCCGACGTCGCCACGCGCGTCGCCGCCGCGGGCCGCGTGCTCGTCGTCCTCGACGACGACCCGACGGGCACCCAGTCCGTCCACGGCGTGCCTGTCCTCACCAGCTGGACCGAGGACGACCTCGCCTGGGGCCTGCAGCAGGGGGCGCCCTGCGTCTACGTCCTCACCAACACCCGCGCCCTGGGCCCCGACGACGCCGCCCGCACCAACCGCGAGGTCGTCGGCGCCGGGGTGGCTGCGGCCCGCCGCCTCGGGGTGGACGTCAGCTTCGTCTCCCGCGGCGACAGCACGCTGCGCGGCCACTTCCCCCTCGAGACCGACGTCATCACCGCGACCCTGCGCGAGCTCGGGGAGCCCGTGCCCGACGCGGTGCTCGTCGTCCCCGCCTTCCCCGACGCCGGCCGCATCACCGTCGACGCCGTCCACTACTGGTGCACCGGTGGCGCTGACGGCACCGGGGGCACCTGCACCCCGGTGGGGGAGACGGAGTTCGCCCGCGACGCCACCTTCGGCTACACCGCCTCCGACCTGCGCGACTGGGTGGCGGAGAAGAGCGCCGCGACCAGCAGCGCCACGCCCGTCACAGCCGCCGACGTGCTCGCCCTGACCCTGGCCGAGCTGCGCCGGGGACCCGAGGCCGCTGCCGACGTGCTGCGCGGGGCCCGCGACGGGCGCGTCGTGGTGGTCGACGCCGCCGACGAGCACGACCTGCGCGTGCTCGCCCTCGCCGAGGAGCTGCTGGCAGGAGAAGGGCGACGCTTCCTCCACCGCGTGGGGCCACCGTTCGTGCGGGCCCGCGTGGGCATGGAGCCCCGCGAGCCCCTGGCGCGCGAGGAGGTCCCGGTCGGGGACGCCCGCGGCGGGCTCGTCGTCGTCGGGTCCCACGTGGGGCTGACCACCCGCCAGCTCGAGCAGCTGCGCGGCGGGCACCCCCTGGCCGACCAGGTCGAGCTCGACGTGGCCTCCGTGCTCGACGGCTCCCGGCGAGAGGGGCACCTCGCCGCCGTGGTCGACAGGCTCGTCGCCGCCCTCGCCGACGGCGACGCCGTGGTGAGCACCTCCCGCGTGCTCACCACCGGAGGCGACGCCGCCGCCAGCCTCGACATCGCGATCGCCGTCTCGCGCGCCGTCGTCGAGGTGGTGCAGCGGGTGGTCGCCCGCACCGCACCGCGCTTCGTCGTGGCCAAGGGCGGCATCACCTCCAGCGACGTCGCCCGGTACGGGCTCGGCATCCGCCGCGCCGTGGTCCGCGGGCCGCTGCTGCCCGGTCTGGTGTCGCTGTGGGAGCCCGTCGAGGGCCCCGCCGCGGGCGTCCCGTACGTGGTGTTCGCGGGCAACGTCGGCGACGACGCTTCCCTGCTGGCCGTGGTCCGCACCCTCTCGGCCGCTCCCTGA
- a CDS encoding N-acetylglucosamine-6-phosphate deacetylase has translation MMTATAPASVLLRGEVHTGRRVFTDGWVHLAGGRVTAVGAGSQPAPPAEREVRGHRVVPGFVDVHCHGGGGAAFGADGGDPEREVEAARTVARTHREHGTTTLVASLVTRPVAELVAVATALQPLVRSGELAGVHLEGPWLDPAHRGAHAPSLLRVPTEDDVDALLATDVVVMATVAPELPGGLALVSRLAGAGVLAAVGHTGADAGVARAAVDAGARVATHLFNAMPPVHHRDPGPVVALLEDERVVVELIADGVHLHPLVLAHAARAAGRGRWVLVTDAMAAAGSGDGRYDLGGLAVSVVDGVARLAPEEGEAGGPGAIAGSTLTLDAALRCAVGAGLPFADALAAVTSTPASLLGRDDRGHLEPGATGGAVLLDADLHVESVHL, from the coding sequence ATGATGACGGCGACGGCCCCGGCGTCCGTGCTGCTGCGCGGCGAGGTCCACACCGGCCGGCGCGTCTTCACCGACGGTTGGGTGCACCTCGCCGGAGGTCGGGTCACGGCCGTCGGTGCGGGCTCCCAGCCCGCGCCACCCGCTGAGCGCGAGGTGCGGGGGCACCGGGTGGTGCCGGGGTTCGTCGACGTGCACTGCCACGGCGGGGGAGGGGCCGCCTTCGGCGCGGACGGTGGTGACCCCGAGCGCGAGGTGGAGGCGGCGCGGACGGTCGCGCGCACCCACCGCGAGCACGGCACCACCACGCTCGTCGCCTCCCTCGTCACGCGGCCGGTGGCCGAGCTGGTGGCGGTGGCGACGGCGCTCCAGCCGCTCGTGCGCTCCGGAGAGCTGGCCGGCGTGCACCTCGAGGGACCGTGGCTCGACCCGGCCCACCGGGGCGCTCACGCGCCGTCGCTGCTGCGGGTCCCGACCGAGGACGACGTCGACGCGCTGCTCGCCACCGACGTCGTCGTGATGGCCACGGTGGCTCCCGAGCTGCCCGGGGGCCTGGCGCTCGTGAGCCGGCTCGCCGGTGCCGGCGTGCTGGCGGCCGTCGGGCACACCGGCGCCGACGCGGGGGTGGCGCGCGCCGCCGTCGACGCGGGCGCGCGCGTGGCCACCCACCTCTTCAACGCGATGCCGCCCGTCCACCACCGCGACCCGGGCCCCGTGGTCGCACTGCTGGAGGACGAGCGCGTGGTGGTGGAGCTCATCGCCGACGGCGTGCACCTGCACCCCCTCGTGCTCGCCCACGCCGCGCGGGCCGCCGGTCGCGGGCGGTGGGTGCTCGTCACCGACGCCATGGCAGCCGCCGGCAGCGGCGACGGCCGCTACGACCTGGGTGGCCTGGCGGTGTCCGTGGTGGACGGGGTCGCGCGGCTGGCTCCTGAGGAGGGTGAGGCCGGGGGACCGGGGGCGATCGCCGGCAGCACGCTCACGCTCGACGCCGCGCTGCGGTGTGCGGTGGGTGCCGGGCTGCCGTTCGCCGACGCGCTCGCGGCGGTGACGTCCACGCCGGCCTCGCTGCTGGGTCGGGACGACCGCGGTCACCTCGAGCCCGGCGCCACCGGTGGTGCCGTGCTGCTGGACGCCGACCTGCACGTGGAGTCGGTCCACCTCTGA
- a CDS encoding SIS domain-containing protein, giving the protein MTLSSPSENRAGQRGDGAQRGRLVLAEIAEQPAVAERLVSAAQQPASAGGELQRVAAAVRAAAPRMVLLTARGTSDHAALYAKYLVEVQLGLPAGLTSTSTLTVYGAQPDLRGVLWISVSQSGGSPDLVESTAAARRAGALTLAVTNNAASPLAQAAELHLDVLAGPELAVAATKSYTAQLLTLWLLVQAWRGASLEPAAALPSLLATAVAEDDVDAVAARYRFVDRLVLTGRGFSYPTAREAALKLMETSYLSAMAFSAADLMHGPLAMVDADRPVVVVVPEGPGGQALVPVLDALHERGADVCAVAPSGLAPHATVRLALPSGMPEDLAPVVQIVPLQRLAAHMALARGLDPDSPRGLRKVTETR; this is encoded by the coding sequence GTGACGCTCTCATCCCCGTCCGAGAACCGCGCCGGCCAGCGCGGAGATGGGGCCCAGCGCGGGCGCCTGGTCCTCGCGGAGATCGCCGAGCAGCCCGCCGTCGCCGAGCGCCTCGTCAGCGCGGCCCAGCAGCCCGCCAGCGCCGGCGGCGAGCTCCAGCGCGTCGCCGCCGCCGTCCGCGCGGCCGCCCCCCGGATGGTGCTGCTCACCGCCCGCGGGACCAGCGACCACGCCGCGCTGTACGCCAAGTACCTCGTGGAGGTGCAGCTCGGTCTGCCCGCGGGGCTGACCTCCACCTCCACGCTCACCGTCTACGGCGCCCAGCCGGACCTGCGCGGCGTGCTGTGGATCTCCGTCAGCCAGTCGGGCGGGTCCCCCGACCTCGTGGAGTCGACGGCCGCCGCTCGCCGCGCCGGCGCTCTGACGCTGGCGGTCACCAACAACGCCGCCTCCCCGCTGGCCCAGGCCGCGGAGCTCCACCTCGACGTGCTCGCCGGCCCGGAGCTGGCCGTGGCCGCCACCAAGAGCTACACCGCGCAGCTGCTCACCCTCTGGCTGCTCGTGCAGGCGTGGCGGGGTGCGTCCCTGGAGCCCGCGGCGGCGCTGCCGTCGCTGCTGGCCACCGCGGTGGCCGAGGACGACGTCGACGCCGTGGCCGCCCGCTACCGCTTCGTGGACCGGCTCGTGCTCACGGGCCGCGGCTTCAGCTACCCCACCGCCCGCGAGGCGGCGCTGAAGCTCATGGAGACCTCCTACCTGTCGGCGATGGCCTTCTCCGCCGCGGACCTCATGCACGGGCCCCTGGCCATGGTCGACGCCGACCGCCCCGTCGTCGTCGTCGTCCCCGAGGGGCCGGGCGGTCAGGCGCTCGTCCCGGTGCTCGACGCCCTGCACGAGCGCGGCGCCGACGTGTGCGCCGTCGCGCCCAGCGGGCTGGCGCCGCACGCCACCGTGAGGCTCGCCCTGCCCTCGGGCATGCCCGAGGACCTCGCGCCGGTGGTGCAGATCGTGCCGCTGCAGCGGCTCGCTGCGCACATGGCGCTGGCCCGCGGCCTCGACCCCGACTCCCCGCGCGGCCTGCGCAAGGTCACCGAGACGCGCTGA